In Bdellovibrio bacteriovorus, the following are encoded in one genomic region:
- a CDS encoding YebC/PmpR family DNA-binding transcriptional regulator, producing MGKSWKNAGKVEKAQQKGQIFTKLAREIAVAAKAGGPDPAANARLRLAIDAAKKVSCPNDTIERAIKKGAGLLDDGKVIEEITYEGYGPHGVGVIVECQTDNKHRTAPDMRHAFKSHEGNMGEVGSVAWMFEHVGLIEGTKEGSFDPDEEAIEGGANEVSKNEDGSYEFYTNSSDLDAVREALTKRGWKITKGELSFKAKNITELTPEQLKDVEEFLNYLDDMDDTHRVHATI from the coding sequence ATGGGAAAATCTTGGAAAAACGCAGGCAAAGTAGAGAAGGCTCAACAAAAGGGCCAAATATTCACCAAATTAGCGCGCGAGATCGCGGTTGCAGCAAAAGCTGGCGGCCCTGACCCCGCGGCGAATGCCCGTCTGCGTTTAGCCATTGATGCGGCTAAAAAAGTATCCTGCCCGAATGACACGATTGAACGCGCCATTAAAAAAGGTGCGGGTCTTTTGGACGACGGCAAAGTCATCGAAGAGATCACGTATGAAGGCTACGGTCCTCACGGCGTGGGCGTGATCGTAGAATGCCAAACAGATAATAAACACAGAACGGCTCCGGATATGCGCCATGCTTTTAAATCTCATGAAGGCAATATGGGCGAGGTGGGATCCGTGGCGTGGATGTTTGAACACGTGGGCCTTATCGAAGGAACTAAAGAAGGCAGCTTTGATCCCGATGAAGAAGCGATCGAAGGTGGTGCTAATGAAGTTTCTAAGAACGAGGATGGTTCTTATGAGTTCTATACGAATTCTTCAGATCTTGATGCCGTTCGCGAGGCGTTGACAAAACGTGGTTGGAAAATCACGAAAGGTGAACTGTCTTTCAAAGCAAAAAACATCACCGAACTTACGCCCGAACAACTTAAAGACGTCGAAGAGTTTTTAAATTATCTGGATGATATGGACGACACTCATCGCGTTCATGCGACAATCTAA
- a CDS encoding EAL domain-containing protein produces MTFETQSVDILKDQIIFTEGDDGDCAYIIEKGRVLIFVTKDKEEIPLNILGEGEIFGEMALIDTHARSASVRALEDVRLAIVTKQQVLERVSTADKVVQLLMRVLLKRLRRKNILVTGGKPLPEDAEFYDLEGGEEGTQSALDQIKLENQIFQAFQNREFELFYQPIVNLKTKQITGCEALLRWNSPLHGLVSPNLFIDVIENSSMVIPIGHWIINQALKDLRTIQDQLRLNKKDRMADEFMMSINISGRQFTHSDFISNLEDLREKHDVQTHNIKLEMTERIMMDGAIALDVLNQCRTQGYAISIDDFGTGFSGLQYLTQMPISFLKIDRSFVMKIMSDPKSKAVVSSIIHLAHAMDIEVIAEGIEQNEECLVLETLGARYGQGYLFSKPVDMGRFLKLI; encoded by the coding sequence ATGACATTTGAAACGCAGTCCGTTGATATCCTTAAAGATCAAATCATTTTTACTGAAGGCGACGACGGCGACTGCGCCTATATTATCGAAAAAGGCCGCGTCCTTATTTTTGTCACTAAAGACAAAGAAGAAATTCCTTTAAACATCTTAGGAGAAGGTGAAATCTTTGGCGAGATGGCGCTGATTGATACCCATGCCCGCTCTGCTTCCGTTCGTGCCCTAGAGGATGTGCGTCTTGCCATCGTGACGAAACAACAAGTTTTAGAACGCGTTTCCACGGCCGATAAAGTCGTACAGCTTTTGATGCGTGTTTTGTTAAAACGTTTACGTCGCAAAAACATCTTAGTCACGGGTGGTAAGCCCCTCCCTGAAGATGCCGAGTTTTATGACCTTGAAGGCGGCGAAGAGGGAACCCAGAGTGCCTTGGATCAAATCAAACTTGAAAATCAAATCTTCCAAGCCTTTCAAAATCGTGAATTTGAATTGTTTTATCAGCCCATCGTAAATCTTAAAACCAAACAAATCACGGGCTGCGAAGCCCTTTTGCGTTGGAACAGTCCTTTGCATGGCTTGGTGTCCCCGAATTTATTTATTGATGTTATTGAAAACTCTTCGATGGTGATTCCGATTGGTCATTGGATTATCAATCAGGCCCTCAAGGACTTGCGCACCATTCAAGATCAGCTGCGCTTAAATAAAAAAGATCGCATGGCCGACGAGTTTATGATGAGCATTAATATCTCAGGCCGTCAGTTCACCCATTCAGATTTTATTAGCAACCTTGAAGACTTGCGCGAAAAGCATGATGTGCAGACTCATAATATTAAACTTGAAATGACCGAAAGAATTATGATGGATGGGGCTATCGCCTTAGACGTTTTAAATCAATGTCGAACCCAAGGTTATGCGATTTCTATTGATGATTTCGGCACGGGCTTTTCTGGTTTGCAATACCTCACCCAAATGCCGATCAGTTTCTTAAAGATCGATCGTTCATTTGTTATGAAAATCATGTCGGATCCAAAATCCAAAGCGGTGGTGAGCTCGATCATCCATTTGGCCCACGCCATGGATATCGAAGTCATCGCCGAAGGCATTGAACAAAACGAAGAGTGCCTGGTTTTAGAAACTCTGGGGGCTCGTTACGGCCAAGGGTATTTGTTTTCAAAACCCGTGGACATGGGCCGCTTCCTTAAACTCATTTAA
- a CDS encoding CopG family antitoxin — MAKNKSPKISPEEAVQFLDDMRKLSHEVDEKTVAISIRIPENVLRAVKTKAKSENRKYQSVMIEYIRKGLKVP, encoded by the coding sequence GTGGCAAAAAATAAATCTCCTAAAATATCTCCAGAAGAAGCGGTGCAATTTCTTGATGACATGAGAAAGCTTTCCCATGAAGTGGACGAAAAAACTGTCGCCATCTCTATCCGAATTCCAGAGAATGTCTTAAGAGCTGTAAAAACCAAAGCCAAATCTGAAAATAGAAAATACCAGTCCGTGATGATTGAATACATCCGCAAAGGGCTTAAGGTGCCATAA
- a CDS encoding nucleotidyl transferase AbiEii/AbiGii toxin family protein, producing the protein MLLYEIVDSFESQKLDYALVGGYALALHGLVRATMDVDFVLTLRQSDFELAEKALGNIGLKSRLPIRAEDIIKMRKEYIEQRNLIAWSFVDYSNPSRQVDILITKDLKKMKTQKISVAGRKITVATLQEILKMKEEAGRPQDLIDITNIKEKLSGKK; encoded by the coding sequence ATGTTGCTCTATGAAATTGTCGACTCATTTGAATCTCAAAAACTAGATTATGCCCTGGTCGGAGGCTATGCTTTGGCACTCCATGGACTTGTTAGAGCCACCATGGATGTCGACTTTGTTTTAACACTTCGACAATCCGATTTTGAACTTGCTGAAAAAGCTTTAGGCAATATCGGCTTAAAGTCGCGCCTCCCCATCAGGGCCGAAGACATCATCAAAATGCGTAAAGAGTATATCGAGCAAAGAAACCTTATTGCCTGGTCATTTGTGGATTATTCAAATCCCTCTAGGCAAGTCGATATTCTTATCACTAAAGATTTAAAAAAAATGAAGACTCAAAAGATTTCCGTCGCTGGCAGAAAAATTACCGTAGCGACCTTGCAGGAAATTCTTAAGATGAAAGAGGAAGCCGGACGCCCTCAAGATTTGATTGATATAACAAATATTAAGGAGAAGCTCAGTGGCAAAAAATAA
- a CDS encoding SDR family NAD(P)-dependent oxidoreductase, which yields MKKAALITGASSGIGAATAIEFAKNGYFVYLMGRDKDRLAEVALQCRSGATLLSCELTDTKALDKRLNDMMNINIHRVEVVVNNAGIYKPGSVEGDTDEIWSQHFQTNLLAPVHIVRTLFPYFKKHGGGSIVNVSSTLGVSPVANTGAYSALKAAMINWTQTLALEGGPHKIRANCVCPGIVDTPIHSFHGLPETEKTKTLSQMASLQPLGRIGTPQDVANSIYFLGSDLSAWTTGASLSIDGGINLA from the coding sequence ATGAAAAAAGCAGCTCTTATCACCGGTGCCAGCAGTGGGATTGGCGCGGCCACCGCGATTGAATTTGCTAAGAATGGCTATTTTGTCTATTTGATGGGCCGAGATAAAGACCGTTTGGCCGAAGTCGCCCTCCAGTGTCGCAGTGGTGCGACCCTTCTTTCTTGTGAGCTGACCGACACAAAAGCTTTAGACAAACGCTTAAACGATATGATGAATATCAATATTCATCGCGTGGAAGTGGTTGTGAATAATGCCGGCATTTATAAGCCCGGCTCCGTGGAAGGCGACACCGACGAAATTTGGTCCCAGCATTTTCAAACAAATCTTTTAGCGCCCGTTCATATTGTGCGCACACTGTTTCCGTATTTTAAAAAACACGGTGGCGGCAGCATCGTGAACGTGTCTTCCACTTTGGGTGTGAGCCCGGTTGCGAACACCGGTGCTTATTCTGCGCTAAAAGCAGCAATGATTAATTGGACTCAGACCCTGGCTCTTGAAGGCGGACCGCACAAGATTCGCGCAAACTGTGTTTGCCCAGGTATTGTCGACACCCCCATCCACTCATTCCATGGTTTGCCAGAGACTGAAAAAACCAAAACGCTTTCTCAGATGGCAAGCCTGCAACCGCTAGGACGTATTGGTACGCCTCAAGATGTTGCAAACAGCATTTACTTCTTAGGCTCAGACCTCTCAGCTTGGACGACGGGTGCGAGCTTGTCTATCGATGGCGGGATCAATCTCGCATGA
- a CDS encoding DUF455 family protein, with translation MLSFSTPDIWEKIKNIEQSCGDALKLSSRFTVPEEPARDAEVLHPKFHPPKKGFSTPEGQARMLHDLANIELQAMELGLRTLAEFPHAPLEFREQLASVTIQEADHLRMCVEGIDALGFKWGDWPIHMALWRAVSAEDSLLDRILIVHRYLEGSGLDAGDTLIRRLEGTSAKGNIQTIVKQINFEEIGHVDFGSQWYRRICEMEKIDPNTDFAKRMDDLRVRLPKRIEPLNKVLRLKAGFTEQEIEYYENLRLDFLKPTSERMA, from the coding sequence ATGCTTAGTTTTTCCACCCCCGATATCTGGGAAAAGATCAAAAATATCGAACAATCCTGTGGGGACGCCTTAAAATTAAGCAGTCGTTTTACCGTTCCCGAAGAGCCTGCCCGCGATGCTGAAGTTCTGCATCCCAAATTTCACCCCCCGAAAAAGGGTTTTTCGACCCCCGAGGGCCAGGCGCGCATGCTTCATGACCTTGCCAATATCGAACTTCAAGCTATGGAGCTTGGATTACGCACATTGGCAGAGTTTCCTCATGCTCCGTTAGAGTTCCGCGAACAATTAGCTTCCGTCACCATTCAAGAGGCCGATCACTTACGCATGTGTGTCGAGGGGATTGATGCCTTGGGCTTTAAATGGGGTGACTGGCCGATTCATATGGCCTTGTGGCGCGCGGTGAGTGCTGAGGACAGTTTGCTTGATCGTATCTTGATCGTGCATCGGTACTTAGAAGGCAGTGGTCTTGATGCCGGTGACACGCTTATTCGCCGTTTGGAAGGTACTTCTGCCAAAGGCAATATCCAGACGATTGTAAAACAAATTAATTTTGAAGAAATCGGGCACGTGGACTTTGGATCACAATGGTATCGCCGTATTTGTGAGATGGAAAAAATCGATCCCAATACCGACTTTGCAAAGCGCATGGATGATCTGCGTGTGCGTTTGCCAAAACGTATTGAGCCTTTAAATAAAGTTTTGCGTCTGAAGGCGGGCTTTACCGAACAAGAGATCGAGTATTACGAGAACTTGCGCTTAGATTTCTTAAAGCCGACCTCAGAGCGAATGGCGTAA
- a CDS encoding acyl-CoA dehydrogenase, with product MSDVNHARPALTTLSEDEVAFRDAVRSFAESEIKPHVTHMDEKAEMNKDILKKLFEMGLMGIETPEKYGGAGSTFTMACLAVEEIGRVDGSVSVLVDVQNTLTTNAFLKWGTEAQKEKYLGAMATKWVGAYALSESSSGSDAFALKLKAEDKGDKWVLNGSKLWITNGNEADVFICFANIDQAKGYKGITAFIVEKSFKGFKVGKKEDKLGIRASSTCELLFENCEVPKENVLGEVGKGYKIAIETLNEGRIGIGAQMIGIAQGAYEAALNYVKGREQFGKPIAHFQGVQFQLAEMRTELEAARLMVYNAARLKDAGLDFIESAAMAKLYSSRAAEKITSKAIDLFGGNGFTKEYPVEKFWRDAKIGQIYEGTTNMQLQTIAKMELDK from the coding sequence ATGTCTGACGTTAATCACGCACGTCCTGCCCTAACCACCCTATCCGAAGATGAAGTCGCCTTCCGCGATGCGGTTCGCTCTTTTGCTGAATCTGAAATCAAACCTCATGTGACACACATGGACGAAAAAGCGGAGATGAATAAAGACATCCTTAAAAAGCTTTTCGAAATGGGTTTGATGGGTATTGAAACGCCGGAAAAATACGGCGGCGCGGGCTCAACGTTCACCATGGCTTGCTTAGCGGTTGAAGAAATCGGTCGCGTGGATGGATCCGTTTCCGTTCTTGTAGACGTTCAAAACACTTTGACGACAAATGCATTCCTAAAATGGGGAACTGAAGCCCAAAAAGAAAAATACCTAGGCGCAATGGCGACAAAATGGGTGGGCGCTTACGCTCTTTCTGAATCCTCATCTGGATCTGATGCTTTTGCTTTGAAATTAAAAGCGGAAGATAAAGGTGATAAATGGGTTTTAAACGGTTCAAAACTTTGGATTACAAACGGTAACGAGGCCGACGTTTTCATCTGTTTTGCAAACATCGATCAAGCTAAAGGATACAAAGGTATCACGGCATTTATCGTTGAAAAATCATTCAAAGGTTTCAAAGTTGGCAAAAAAGAAGACAAGCTAGGTATCCGCGCGTCTTCGACTTGCGAATTGTTATTTGAAAACTGCGAAGTGCCAAAAGAAAATGTTTTGGGCGAGGTCGGCAAAGGCTACAAGATCGCGATTGAAACATTAAACGAAGGTCGTATCGGTATCGGCGCGCAAATGATCGGTATTGCTCAGGGCGCTTACGAAGCGGCCTTAAATTACGTTAAAGGTCGTGAACAATTCGGAAAACCCATTGCTCACTTCCAAGGCGTGCAATTTCAATTGGCAGAAATGCGTACAGAACTAGAAGCTGCTCGTTTGATGGTTTACAATGCCGCTCGTCTTAAAGACGCCGGTCTTGATTTCATCGAATCCGCTGCAATGGCTAAGCTTTATTCTTCTCGTGCGGCAGAAAAAATCACTTCTAAAGCGATTGATCTTTTCGGCGGTAATGGATTTACGAAAGAATACCCTGTGGAAAAATTCTGGCGCGATGCTAAAATCGGTCAGATCTATGAAGGAACGACCAATATGCAATTGCAAACAATTGCAAAAATGGAGCTAGATAAGTAG
- a CDS encoding pseudouridine synthase, which translates to MSDEEKVRLSKLMAERGLCSRREADDYIARGLVLVDGVKIDQLGTKVDRNVRITLEAQALKQQKRLVTIMLNKPVGWVSAQPEPPYQPAVKLIIPQNQWGESSQRLKQEHFEGLAVTGRLDIDSQGLLLFTQDGRIAKKIIGEDSSIEKEYLVRVEGKLPADKLKLLNHGLELDGKALKPAKVEWLNEDQLRFVLKEGKKRQIRRMCELVGLRVTGLKRVRVGNLKLGKLPEGQWRFVEEDESI; encoded by the coding sequence ATGAGTGATGAAGAAAAAGTACGACTTTCCAAACTGATGGCCGAACGCGGACTTTGTTCACGCCGTGAAGCAGATGATTACATCGCACGCGGATTGGTTTTGGTCGATGGTGTTAAAATCGATCAATTAGGAACCAAGGTCGATCGCAATGTGCGTATCACGCTGGAAGCCCAGGCCTTAAAGCAACAAAAACGTCTGGTCACCATCATGCTTAATAAGCCGGTGGGTTGGGTCTCTGCTCAACCCGAACCTCCTTATCAGCCTGCGGTGAAACTGATCATTCCGCAAAATCAGTGGGGCGAGTCTTCTCAACGTTTAAAACAAGAACATTTTGAGGGTTTGGCTGTTACGGGTCGCTTGGATATCGACTCTCAAGGTTTATTGCTTTTCACTCAAGATGGCCGTATCGCTAAAAAAATCATCGGGGAAGATTCATCCATTGAAAAAGAATATCTGGTGCGCGTGGAAGGAAAACTTCCGGCGGATAAGTTAAAACTTTTAAATCACGGTTTAGAGTTAGACGGCAAAGCCTTAAAGCCCGCGAAAGTGGAATGGCTGAATGAAGATCAATTGCGTTTTGTTCTTAAAGAAGGAAAAAAACGTCAGATCCGTCGCATGTGTGAACTTGTGGGCTTGCGCGTGACCGGGCTAAAACGTGTGCGCGTAGGAAATTTGAAATTAGGAAAGCTTCCCGAGGGCCAATGGCGTTTCGTGGAAGAGGATGAGAGCATTTAA
- a CDS encoding lipid A deacylase LpxR family protein yields MFRFSIGIVLFFVSLTALAQQQKPQEPPAPKTYGESFTVFVDNDSRNVGGPNADQGYTNGLRFAYVWGEDQQPEWMPDIPGFKDARSNYGISLAQQIYTPDDTQRTDLIPDDRPYAGYLYVGLTAVSRTKTQYHSWELDIGVVGPSAMGEKVQNNFHDWIQNPRAQGWEHQLKDEPTLELSYIQKLRFYEQESMWSGRYFDVIPEGGAEIGNVKIDAHMGAMVRFGLRLPDDFGPSNLSSVGGDALDLKFGNVDLPWRAYGFMGVRGRAVIRNIFLDGNTFKDSHRVKKYPFIGETEIGYAIQVSHWVYSWRFITLTPEFEENSEFDSYASLALSYVRNF; encoded by the coding sequence ATGTTTCGGTTTTCTATTGGCATCGTTCTTTTTTTTGTTTCTTTAACCGCTTTAGCTCAACAGCAAAAACCGCAAGAGCCACCGGCACCCAAAACCTACGGGGAATCTTTCACCGTTTTTGTCGATAATGATTCCCGCAATGTCGGCGGTCCCAATGCCGACCAAGGGTATACCAATGGTTTGCGTTTTGCTTATGTCTGGGGCGAAGATCAACAACCCGAGTGGATGCCGGATATTCCGGGATTTAAAGACGCTCGCTCTAATTATGGAATCTCCTTAGCGCAGCAGATCTACACCCCTGACGATACTCAGCGCACGGATTTGATTCCCGATGACCGTCCTTATGCAGGTTATCTTTATGTGGGACTGACAGCGGTTTCTAGAACTAAGACACAATACCACTCTTGGGAATTAGACATCGGCGTGGTGGGTCCGTCGGCCATGGGTGAAAAAGTTCAAAATAATTTCCATGATTGGATTCAAAATCCGCGTGCTCAAGGGTGGGAACACCAGCTTAAAGACGAACCTACTTTGGAGCTCTCTTACATTCAAAAATTACGTTTTTACGAACAAGAAAGTATGTGGTCCGGTCGCTATTTCGATGTCATCCCTGAAGGGGGCGCTGAAATTGGGAACGTAAAAATTGATGCGCACATGGGGGCGATGGTTCGTTTTGGTTTGCGTCTGCCCGATGACTTTGGTCCTTCCAATTTAAGTTCTGTCGGTGGCGACGCCTTGGATTTAAAATTCGGCAACGTAGATCTGCCATGGCGAGCTTACGGCTTCATGGGCGTGCGCGGGCGCGCGGTGATTCGCAATATTTTCTTAGACGGAAATACTTTTAAAGACAGCCATCGCGTTAAGAAATATCCGTTTATCGGTGAAACTGAAATCGGTTATGCCATTCAAGTTTCGCACTGGGTTTATTCGTGGAGATTTATCACGCTCACACCCGAGTTTGAAGAAAACAGCGAGTTTGATAGTTATGCTTCGCTCGCACTTTCTTATGTTCGGAATTTTTAA
- a CDS encoding 6-carboxytetrahydropterin synthase, with protein MMLTLSVPFSSAHLYHQPQWSDEKNRQVFGRCFTKHGHGHNYVLETKFYVTSASCLDDETRYRKILNQLVAVLDHEHLNFVIPEFKEKIPTTENIALYFLEKLKSEVPLEVLHSVKLYETETLWTEILL; from the coding sequence ATGATGCTGACACTTTCGGTGCCTTTTAGCAGTGCTCACCTTTATCACCAACCGCAATGGAGTGATGAAAAAAACCGCCAGGTTTTCGGGCGTTGTTTTACCAAGCACGGCCATGGGCATAACTATGTTTTAGAAACCAAGTTTTATGTTACATCGGCGAGCTGTTTAGATGATGAAACCCGCTATCGTAAAATCTTAAACCAACTGGTTGCGGTGTTGGACCATGAACACCTTAACTTTGTGATCCCCGAGTTCAAAGAAAAGATCCCAACGACAGAAAATATTGCGCTTTATTTTCTGGAAAAGCTAAAATCAGAAGTGCCCTTAGAAGTTCTTCACTCTGTAAAACTTTACGAGACCGAGACTTTATGGACGGAGATCCTATTATGA
- a CDS encoding peptide ABC transporter substrate-binding protein — MKLILCLFLLLSSSISLAQEKVFRLHLSNEPGGLDPHKQRTSTSSYLLGNLYRNIYTFDDQKGLVPDLGSCKKEKKKFLICTLKKDLQWSDGTPLTAADFLRSYLRILDPKTGSPRADLLFPIKNAQQIYEGTAQKESFGVTVTTPTTFKIEFTDEAGKFEHDLANFLTAPVSPDLKSYSGPYKLKEWQKAQKIVLEKNPHYHAGHKDRPHLEFLFIEEDTVALQLYEKNQLQFLRRLPTLFIPQFKSRKDFHWVPVIRFDYIGFGPELKDQEELRKAFTYSLNYVELQKIFSSEGRPGCIGLPNSWFPTKAPCFDFDLKKVPKTQSTKTYTMMFSGLGGEDHKRATEWLQDQWKKNAGLKTHLELKENKIYLQTLRSSPPPLFRKGGAPDRPTCYSALQTFSEKSGENFIGLKSPVYEKVLSQLAKAKNETEKKRLCLEGINHLMNNHLLIPLGAIQFSILVKTDWAGWKLNQLNQLDLSELHFQP; from the coding sequence ATGAAACTGATCTTATGCCTTTTTCTTTTATTAAGCTCTTCGATTTCTTTAGCCCAAGAAAAAGTATTTCGCCTGCATCTATCCAACGAACCCGGTGGTTTAGATCCTCACAAACAGCGCACGTCGACTTCAAGTTATTTATTGGGAAACCTTTATCGCAATATCTACACCTTTGATGATCAAAAGGGCCTGGTGCCTGACTTAGGTTCGTGCAAAAAAGAAAAAAAGAAGTTCCTGATTTGCACTTTAAAAAAAGACCTTCAATGGAGTGATGGAACACCTCTCACTGCCGCCGATTTTTTACGTTCTTACTTACGCATCCTAGACCCGAAAACGGGATCGCCACGGGCAGATCTTTTATTTCCCATTAAGAACGCACAACAAATTTACGAAGGCACAGCTCAAAAAGAATCTTTCGGTGTCACCGTTACAACCCCCACGACATTTAAAATCGAATTCACCGACGAGGCAGGAAAATTTGAACACGACCTGGCAAACTTTCTCACCGCCCCCGTAAGCCCGGATTTAAAAAGCTATTCGGGTCCTTACAAATTAAAAGAATGGCAAAAAGCGCAGAAAATCGTCTTAGAGAAAAATCCCCATTACCACGCCGGCCACAAAGATCGTCCTCATCTAGAATTTCTATTTATCGAAGAAGATACTGTGGCTTTGCAGCTTTATGAAAAGAATCAATTGCAGTTTTTACGTCGCCTGCCGACGCTATTTATTCCACAATTTAAATCCAGAAAAGATTTTCACTGGGTTCCAGTGATAAGATTTGATTACATCGGCTTTGGTCCGGAACTTAAAGATCAAGAAGAGCTACGCAAAGCTTTTACTTACTCTTTGAACTACGTGGAATTACAAAAGATTTTTTCTTCTGAAGGACGCCCCGGTTGTATTGGGCTTCCGAACTCCTGGTTTCCGACGAAAGCACCCTGCTTTGATTTTGATCTTAAGAAAGTTCCTAAAACTCAAAGCACCAAAACTTACACCATGATGTTTTCAGGGCTAGGTGGCGAAGACCATAAAAGAGCCACCGAATGGCTGCAAGATCAGTGGAAGAAAAATGCAGGTTTAAAAACTCATCTCGAGCTTAAAGAAAATAAAATCTATCTGCAGACTTTACGCTCCTCACCTCCCCCGCTTTTCCGTAAAGGCGGCGCCCCGGATCGGCCGACTTGTTATTCGGCCTTACAAACTTTTTCTGAAAAAAGTGGCGAAAATTTTATTGGTTTAAAATCCCCGGTCTACGAAAAGGTTTTAAGTCAATTAGCTAAAGCCAAAAATGAAACCGAAAAGAAACGGCTTTGTCTAGAGGGCATCAACCACCTCATGAACAATCACCTATTGATTCCACTAGGAGCCATTCAATTTTCCATCCTAGTTAAGACCGACTGGGCAGGATGGAAATTGAATCAATTAAATCAGCTGGACTTGTCCGAGCTGCACTTTCAGCCATAA
- a CDS encoding septation protein IspZ, whose protein sequence is MQKFKEILKFLFLNFGPLIVFYGVNRFYDFKTALITSLVYSSLEIAVHLVRKKPITRFFKFSVLMTCGFGVLDLWLGNAFFFKMEAGVSSLITAFFFGYSLFSGKPLIQEFAEQQNRISSDFQSEDKTFFFKVMTFLWTLYFVIKGAFYLWLGFSTDLESSLIIRLIFGNASFWVLFFVSITFGRQFYKLLEKAQVLPSQRRATSSL, encoded by the coding sequence ATGCAGAAGTTTAAAGAAATATTAAAATTTCTATTTTTAAACTTCGGTCCTTTGATTGTGTTTTATGGCGTAAATCGATTCTATGATTTTAAAACCGCTCTTATTACTTCGCTTGTTTATTCAAGTTTAGAAATTGCCGTCCATTTGGTTCGTAAGAAACCTATCACTCGGTTTTTTAAGTTTTCCGTTTTAATGACCTGCGGGTTTGGTGTTTTAGATCTGTGGTTGGGAAATGCCTTCTTCTTTAAAATGGAAGCGGGTGTGTCTAGTTTGATCACGGCCTTTTTCTTTGGATACAGTCTGTTTTCAGGAAAGCCGTTGATTCAGGAATTCGCGGAACAACAAAACCGCATCTCGTCTGATTTTCAATCCGAAGACAAAACCTTTTTCTTTAAAGTTATGACATTTCTTTGGACGTTGTATTTCGTGATTAAAGGGGCTTTTTATCTGTGGCTAGGATTTTCCACGGACCTTGAAAGTTCCTTGATTATTAGGCTTATTTTCGGGAATGCCAGCTTTTGGGTGTTGTTCTTTGTTTCGATTACTTTCGGCAGACAGTTTTATAAGCTCTTAGAGAAGGCTCAAGTTTTACCTTCGCAAAGACGGGCGACTAGCTCTCTTTAA